From Echinicola soli, a single genomic window includes:
- the mobC gene encoding plasmid mobilization relaxosome protein MobC, whose protein sequence is MGRPKKPEDQKRNIKFTFRMTEEEVRLLGSLCEVAAMPAADVVRSCVFKSRLPKAKVAKVDRQAYVELKRIGNNINQIARHLNSKFEVSADRMKAIDALSTKLDQIIKLLLHDR, encoded by the coding sequence ATGGGAAGACCAAAGAAACCCGAAGATCAGAAGAGGAATATAAAGTTTACTTTCCGCATGACCGAAGAGGAGGTGAGGTTGTTGGGAAGTTTATGCGAAGTGGCAGCGATGCCGGCCGCGGACGTGGTCAGGTCCTGCGTATTCAAAAGCAGGTTGCCCAAGGCAAAGGTAGCCAAAGTGGACAGGCAGGCCTATGTGGAGCTCAAAAGAATTGGCAACAATATCAACCAGATTGCAAGACACCTCAATTCAAAATTTGAGGTGTCTGCAGATAGGATGAAGGCCATTGATGCCCTTTCTACAAAACTGGATCAAATCATCAAACTGCTGCTCCATGATCGCTAA
- a CDS encoding relaxase/mobilization nuclease domain-containing protein, whose protein sequence is MIAKQSIGKNFMGALDYNIKKMFVREQSKRAEILETNFSSLDREMVQKEVELMKSMNPRLKRNTYHVSLSFAKEEKISNAKMMSIAGEYLKGMGFDDNAYVIFRHHDADHPHCHLLALRNRFDGSVVSDSNNYRKSESLVRKLEKKYGLQQVKSSKEAKVKAPNKDEIEMVMRTGKPSKKMVLQQIVGEALNQTNTMEDFILQVEAAGANLLFNQASTGRVSGVAYCYDGFKAKGQSLGNQFKWKNIANILHYEQARDRQAIGQANTRTTSKYPGGLSGNGQKTTRVHGLHSEDAGQSPAHQQKAGQTERTDRDQLSMRGENEFQTGIGQNTASTPAGAAPKDRKEIDLGDQVIGSAINILDLLLRPAPTAGEVGETPKKRKKKRKRGKKI, encoded by the coding sequence ATGATCGCTAAACAGTCCATCGGAAAAAACTTTATGGGAGCATTGGATTACAATATCAAAAAGATGTTTGTCCGGGAGCAGTCAAAAAGAGCGGAGATCCTGGAAACAAACTTTAGTAGCCTGGACAGGGAAATGGTACAGAAAGAAGTGGAGTTGATGAAGAGTATGAATCCCCGGCTAAAACGGAACACCTACCACGTCAGTCTAAGCTTTGCCAAGGAGGAAAAAATATCAAATGCAAAAATGATGTCCATTGCGGGTGAGTACCTGAAAGGCATGGGCTTCGATGACAATGCCTATGTTATTTTCAGGCATCATGATGCCGACCATCCCCACTGCCACTTGTTGGCACTGAGAAACCGGTTTGATGGATCGGTGGTTTCTGACAGCAACAACTATCGAAAGAGTGAAAGCCTGGTACGGAAACTGGAAAAGAAATATGGGCTTCAACAAGTAAAAAGCAGCAAGGAAGCCAAAGTCAAGGCACCCAATAAGGATGAAATCGAAATGGTGATGAGGACCGGAAAACCCTCCAAGAAAATGGTGCTCCAACAAATAGTAGGAGAGGCCTTGAACCAGACCAATACCATGGAAGACTTTATCCTACAAGTCGAGGCAGCTGGCGCCAATCTACTGTTCAACCAGGCCAGTACCGGCAGGGTATCAGGAGTGGCCTACTGCTATGATGGCTTCAAGGCCAAAGGGCAATCCTTGGGCAACCAATTCAAATGGAAGAACATCGCAAATATACTACACTATGAGCAAGCTAGAGATCGCCAAGCAATTGGCCAGGCAAACACAAGAACAACATCAAAATACCCGGGAGGGTTATCAGGAAATGGTCAAAAAACAACTCGAGTTCATGGGCTACATTCCGAAGATGCAGGACAGTCTCCTGCACATCAGCAGAAAGCTGGACAGACAGAACGAACAGATCGAGACCAATTATCAATGCGGGGTGAAAATGAATTCCAAACTGGAATCGGTCAAAATACAGCTTCAACACCAGCAGGAGCAGCACCAAAAGATCGAAAAGAAATTGACCTTGGTGATCAAGTTATTGGCAGTGCCATTAATATTCTTGACCTGTTGCTTAGGCCTGCTCCTACTGCTGGGGAGGTAGGAGAAACACCTAAAAAGAGAAAGAAGAAGCGGAAAAGAGGAAAGAAGATTTAG